A region of Anopheles merus strain MAF chromosome 2R, AmerM5.1, whole genome shotgun sequence DNA encodes the following proteins:
- the LOC121589559 gene encoding glutathione S-transferase D5-like, which translates to MELYYNIVSPPCQSVLLVGKKLGITFDLKEVNPHLPEVREQLRKFNPQHTIPTFIEDGHVIWESYAIAIYLVEKYGNGDDSLYPRDPKVRSVVNQRLFFDNGLMFKSAIEYVECILKKKLEPTEEMQQRLKKALGLLESFVKERAFVASDHLTIADICLLSSVTLLTGIKYDLAAFPGITAWVARVTGELPDYGEFHKELYEKSMEYIKTL; encoded by the exons ATGGAGCTGTACTACAACATTGTGTCCCCGCCGTGCCAGAGCGTGCTGCTCGTGGGCAAAAAGCTGGGCATCACGTTCGACCTGAAGGAAGTGAATCCTCATCTCCCGGAAGTGCGCGAACAGTTGCGGAAG TTCAATCCCCAACACACCATACCGACGTTCATTGAGGATGGACACGTCATTTGGGAGTCGTACGCGATCGCCATCTATCTGGTGGAGAAGTACGGCAATGGCGACGATTCGCTCTATCCGCGTGATCCGAAGGTACGGTCCGTCGTGAACCAACGGCTGTTCTTCGACAATGGCCTAATGTTCAAGAGTGCCATCGAGTACGTGGAGTGTATTTTGAAGAAAAAGCTCGAACCAACGGAAGAAATGCAGCAGCGGCTGAAGAAAGCGCTTGGATTGTTGGAGTCGTTCGTGAAGGAGCGAGCGTTCGTCGCCAGCGATCATCTAACGATCGCCGATATCTGTCTGCTGAGCAGTGTGACGCTGCTAACCGGCATCAAGTACGATCTGGCCGCCTTCCCGGGCATTACGGCCTGGGTCGCTCGTGTTACCGGTGAGCTTCCGGACTACGGCGAGTTCCACAAGGAGCTGTACGAGAAGAGCATGGAGTACATTAAAACGCTGTAG